Proteins encoded by one window of Salvia splendens isolate huo1 chromosome 5, SspV2, whole genome shotgun sequence:
- the LOC121805889 gene encoding grpE protein homolog 2, mitochondrial-like: protein MSLSRITTRFSRIVLTQSRNSKLLSGLHGSKHFRTSSNYLNSSRRANDMVVPAQISSLHHYALSSTGFQWFGFSSSASPEPNEKETMAHSGNGKENKEANETSSATEESVSDEKSESDLESELSRDELVKLVVEKEQLLVKKQEEFEQMKDKVLRSFAEMENVKARTKRESENAKKFAIQNFAKSLLDVADNLGRASSAAKESFSKIDTPQDAAGAVNQLKTLLEGVEMTEKQLAEVFKKFGLEKYDPTDEEFDPNRHNAVFQVPDASKPAGRVAVVLKAGYELHDRVIRPAEVGVTVAVDNGEAK from the exons ATGTCCCTGAGCAGAATAACTACCCGGTTCTCAAGAATCGTTTTGACTCAGTCCCGAAACTCCAAGCTCCTCTCTGGCCTCCATGGAAGCAAACATTTCCGAACTTCATCCAATTACTTGAATTCATCACGCAGAGCTAATGATATG GTGGTACCTGCTCAGATTTCTTCACTACATCATTATGCGCTTAGTTCAACAGGCTTTCAATGGTTTGGATTCTCATCGTCTGCATCCCCAGAGCCCAATGAGAAGGAAACGATGGCTCATTCTGGAAATGGAAAGGAAAATAAGGAGGCTAATGAAACTTCTAGTGCAACAGAAGAATCTGTTTCTGATGAGAAAAGTGAATCAG ATTTGGAGAGCGAGCTTTCTAGAGATGAGCTGGTGAAACTTGTGGTGGAAAAGGAACAACTTCTTGTGAAAAAGCAGGAAGAATTTGAACAAATGAAGGATAAGGTGCTAAGGTCCTTCGCGGAGATGGAAAATGTGAAAGCGCGTACAAAGCGTGAATCAGAAAATGCAAAGAAGTTTGCTATTCAG AATTTTGCTAAAAGCCTTTTGGATGTGGCGGATAATCTAGGAAGAGCTTCTTCTGCTGCAAAAGAGAGTTTTTCAAAAATTGATACCCCTCAAGATGCAGCTGGAGCTGTTAATCAACTTAAAACACTGCTTGAAGGTGTTGAAATGACTGAAAAACAGTTAGCAGAG GTATTTAAAAAATTTGGACTCGAGAAATATGATCCAacagatgaggagtttgatCCAAACAGGCATAATGCAGTGTTCCAAGTACCAGATGCTTCAAAGCCGGCAGGTCGTGTTGCAGTTGTTCTAAAG GCTGGGTACGAGCTGCACGACCGAGTTATAAGGCCTGCCGAAGTTGGTGTCACAGTCGCGGTGGACAACGGGGAAGCTAAATAA
- the LOC121805933 gene encoding protein HOMOLOG OF MAMMALIAN LYST-INTERACTING PROTEIN 5-like, whose product MTTEIEPAKLLLPYLQRADELQKHEPLVAYYCRLYAMDRGLNIPQKERTKATNALLVSLMNQLEKDKKSVSLGPDDHLHVEGFALNVFSKADKQDRAGRADLNTAKTFYAASIFFDILKQFGEVQPDLEQKHKYATWKAADIRKALSEGRKPLPGPPGGEPAPSSGEYDLEPSSSVDATRPNSSTTAPDSSSSPHQYDKANLQNSNISRQPSNITRSSSSNYSTLHHHPNDDYPSDNFHQPSPSNGTERSIHPQSYHHQPFQPDFQQHLPHSYPNFHSYPGFTESTAPPHYPSYHQSHSDAYSNFPPSNNVSVSEPSPTARPEYEYDRNYEPLPGQIAEAQKAARFAVSALAFDDVFVAVDFLKKSLELLTKPSASH is encoded by the exons ATGACGACCGAGATTGAACCGGCGAAGCTGCTTCTCCCTTACCTTCAACGAGCCGATGAGTTGCAGAAACACGAGCCTCTCGTCGCCTACTATT GTCGATTGTATGCCATGGACCGAGGGCTCAACATTCCTCAGAAAGAGCGCACCAAGGCTACCAACGCCCTCCTTGTCTCGCTAATGAATCAGCTCGAAAAG GACAAGAAGTCAGTTAGTTTGGGACCTGATGACCACCTACATGTGGAAGGATTTGCCTTGAATGTATTTTCCAAGGCAGACAAGCAGGATAGAGCTGGGCGAGCTGATCT GAATACTGCAAAAACTTTTTATGCTGCGAGCATTTTCTTTGATATCCTGAAGCAGTTTGGTGAAGTTCAGCCTGAT CTTGAGCAGAAACACAAGTATGCAACATGGAAAGCAGCTGATATAAGGAAAGCTCTGAGCGAAGGGAGGAAGCCTCTACCAGGTCCTCCTGGTGGTGAACCAGCACCATCGAGCGGTGAATat GATCTTGAACCAAGCAGCTCTGTTGATGCCACTCGGCCCAATTCCTCAACAACTGCGCCAGATTCCAGTTCATCACCTCACCAATATGATAAAGCTAATTTGCAGAACTCTAATATCTCACGACAACCTTCAAATATTACTCGTTCTTCTTCCTCAAATTATTCAACCCTGCATCATCACCCTAATGACGACTACCCTTCTGACAACTTTCATCAACCATCTCCATCCAATGGCACTGAGCGTTCCATCCACCCTCAATCATATCATCACCAACCGTTCCAGCCAGATTTTCAGCAGCATTTGCCTCACTCGTACCCAAATTTCCACTCTTACCCTGGCTTTACTGAGAGTACAGCTCCGCCCCACTACCCTTCTTATCATCAAAGCCATAGTGATGCCTATTCCAATTTTCCACCCTCAAACAATGTGAGTGTTTCAGAACCTTCACCAACTGCCAGACCAGAATATGAGTATGACAGAAACTATGAACCTCTGCCTGGGCAAATCGCTGAAGCACAGAAAGCAGCTAGGTTTGCTGTTAGTGCTCTGGCATTCGATGACGTTTTCGTTGCAGTAGATTTCCTTAAGAAATCACTGGAATTGTTGACAAAGCCATCGGCTAGCCACTGA
- the LOC121805489 gene encoding syntaxin-51-like, producing MASLGDAWVREYNEAVRLADDITNMISERSSLPPSGPEAQRHASTIRRKITILGTRLDSLQSLLQKLHGKQSLTEKEMNRRRDMVNNLRSKVTQMASTLNMSNFANRDSLLGPEIKPADAMSRISGLDNQGVVGLQRQVMREQDEGLEKLEETVLSTKHIALAVNEELDLHTRLIDDLDQHVEVTDSRLQRVQKRLAILNKRTKGGCSCLCLLLSVIGIVGLVAVIYMLVKYL from the exons ATGGCATCTTTGGGTGATGCATGGGTAAGGGAATATAATGAAGCAGTTAGACTTGCTGATGATATCACTAACATGATATCTGAAAGAAGTTCACTGCCACCTTCTGGACCAGAAGCACAGCGGCATGCATCAACCATACGGAGGAAAATTACAATACTGGGAACCAGATTGGATAGCCTACAATCTCTTCTGCAAAAGCTTCATGGAAAGCAATCTCT GACAGAGAAAGAAATGAATCGTCGCCGTGACATGGTGAATAATTTGAGATCAAAAGTAACTCAGATGGCTTCCACATTGAACATGTCAAACTTTGCTAATAGAGACAGCTTACTTGGCCCAGAGATAAAACCTGCTGATGCAATGAGCCGAATAAGTGGCCTTGACAATCAAGGGGTTGTTGGTCTTCAAAGACAAGTCATGAGAG AGCAAGATGAGGGTCTTGAAAAATTGGAGGAGACAGTCTTAAGCACCAAACACATTGCGCTTGCAGTGAATGAAGaacttgatcttcatacaagactAATT GATGATCTTGATCAACATGTTGAGGTTACGGACTCCAGACTACAG CGAGTACAGAAGAGGCTTGCAATATTGAACAAGCGGACTAAGGGCGGCTGCTCCTGCTTGTGTTTGCTTCTATCAGTGATAGGGATTGTCGGTTTGGTTGCTGTTATATATATGCTAGTCAAATATTTGTAA
- the LOC121803799 gene encoding serine/threonine-protein phosphatase PP-X isozyme 2-like encodes MVKHEIEDFKCPRVSFHIILSALIDNKIFCVHGGLSPAISTLDQIRTIDRKQEVAHEGAMCDLLWADPEDIVGGWGLSPRGAGFLFGGSVVTTFNHSNNIDYICRAHQLVMEGYKWMFNEQIVTVWSAPNYCYRCGNIAAILELDENLEKKFRVFEAAPLESRGAPVKKPPPDFFL; translated from the exons ATGGTGAAACATGAAATTGAGGATTTCAAATGCCCCCGAGTCTCTTTCCATATAAT CTTGTCAGCACTCattgataataaaatattttgtgttcATGGTGGTTTGTCTCCTGCGATATCCACATTAGACCAG ATTCGTACAATAGATCGAAAGCAAGAAGTAGCTCATGAAGGTGCCATGTGTGATCTTCTCTGGGCAGATCCAGAAGACATTGTTGGCGGATGGGGTCTCAGTCCACGCGGTGCAGGTTTTTTATTTGGTGGAAGTGTTGTCACTACATTTAACCACTCAAATAACATTGACTATATATGCCGTGCCCATCAGCTGGTAATGGAAGGTTATAAATGGATGTTTAATGAGCAGATAGTTACAGTCTGGTCAGCTCCAAATTACTGCTACAG ATGTGGAAACATTGCTGCAATTCTTGAGCTAGATGAAAACCTTGAAAAGAAGTTTCGTGTATTTGAAGCAGCTCCGCTG GAATCGAGAGGAGCACCGGTGAAGAAGCCTCCTCCTGATTTCTTTTTGTAA
- the LOC121805679 gene encoding cell division protein FtsZ homolog 1, chloroplastic-like, with protein sequence MATLRISNPASELSLSHSSMAHISVGFLPLLSKNARCNISSTHRSRNFCTSKRHHTAVYCSFIPTDSAKIKVVGVGGGGNNAVNRMIGSGLQGVDFYAINTDAQSLLQSAAENPIQIGELLTRGLGTGGNPLLGEQAAEESKEAIANSLKGSDMVFITAGMGGGTGSGAAPVVAQIAKEAGYLTVGVVTYPFSFEGRKRSTQALEAIEKLQKKVDTLIVIPNDRLLDIADEHTPLQDAFLLADDVLRQGVQGISDIITIPGLVNVDFADVKAVMKDSGTAMLGVGVSSSKNRAEEAAEQATLAPLIGSSIQSATGVVYNITGGKDITLQEVNRVSQVVTSLADPSANIIFGAVVDERYNGEIHVTIIATGFTQSFQKTLLTDPRGAKLLEKAGSLNSSKSPVALGSSASSVNANQPPSRRLFF encoded by the exons ATGGCGACTCTCCGAATTTCCAATCCAGCCTCCGAATTATCACTCTCTCATTCTTCCATGGCCCACATTTCCGTCGGCTTTTTGCCGTTGCTAAGCAAAAATGCACGCTGCAACATCTCTTCAACGCATCGCTCCAGAAATTTCTGCACCTCCAAACGCCACCACACTGCGGTTTACTGCTCCTTCATACCTACAGACTCCGCCAAAATTAAGGTCGTCGGCGTCGGAGGCGGAGGCAACAATGCCGTCAATCGCATGATTGGTAGCGGCTTGCAG GGAGTGGACTTCTACGCCATAAACACGGATGCTCAATCTCTTCTGCAATCTGCTGCGGAGAATCCTATTCAGATTGGGGAGCTTTTGACTCGTGGACTTG GTACTGGTGGAAACCCACTTTTGGGTGAACAAGCTGCAGAGGAGTCCAAGGAAGCTATTGCAAATTCTCTCAAGGGGTCGGATATGGTGTTTATAACTGCCGGAATGGGGGGTGGTACAGGCTCTGGTGCAGCTCCGGTTGTTGCACAAATTGCTAAGGAAGCAGGGTACCTGACTGTTGGTGTTGTTACCTACCCGTTCAGCTTCGAGGGACGCAAAAGATCTACTCAG GCTCTTGAAGCAATTGAAAAGCTGCAGAAAAAAGTGGATACACTTATTGTGATTCCAAATGATCGTCTTCTAGATATTGCTGATGAGCATACCCCCCTTCAAGATGCTTTTCTCCTAGCTGATGATGTTCTCCGTCAAGGTGTCCAAGGGATATCTGATATAATCACA ATACCTGGTCTGGTAAATGTGGATTTTGCTGATGTTAAGGCAGTCATGAAAGATTCTGGTACTGCTATGCTTGGAGTGGGCGTTTCCTCTAGCAAGAACCGTGCTGAAGAAGCAGCCGAACAAGCCACATTGGCTCCATTGATTGGCTCTTCCATCCAATCTGCTACCGGAGTTGTTTACAATATTACTGGTGGAAAGGATATAACACTTCAAGAAGTAAATAGGGTATCGCAG GTTGTTACGAGCCTAGCAGACCCTTCCGCGAATATTATATTTGGTGCAGTCGTGGATGAGCGATATAATGGAGAGATACATGTTACTATTATTGCAactggattcactcagtcattTCAAAAGACACTTCTGACTGACCCAAGGGGAGCAAAGCTGTTGGAGAAGGCAGGCAGCCTAAACAGCAGCAAGTCCCCAGTGGCACTCGGCTCTTCTGCCTCTTCCGTCAATGCTAATCAGCCGCCTTCTCGAAGACTCTTCTTTTAG